Proteins found in one Coffea eugenioides isolate CCC68of chromosome 5, Ceug_1.0, whole genome shotgun sequence genomic segment:
- the LOC113771281 gene encoding uncharacterized protein LOC113771281: MYLSVLDEAVGCVLVQHDDSEKREQAIYYLSKKFTPYEAKYSFLKRNCCTLAWAAQKLRHYLLSHTTYLVSRSDPLKYILAIKGQAIADHLAENSREDDYHPLHTYFSDDEVLFVGTAEVMNEQCSEWRLFFGGISNSFGVGIGVVLVSSEGKHYPGSAKL; encoded by the exons ATGTATTTGTCCGTGCTCGACGAGGCTGTGGGATGTGTTTTGGTGCAGCATGATGATTCTGAGAAAAGAGAGCAAGCCATTTATTATCTTAGCAAGAAGTTCACACCTTACGAGGCAAAATACTCATTTCTTAAAAGGAATTGTTGTACATTGGCTTGGGCAGCTCAGAAATTGAGGCATTATTTGCTTAGTCACACCACATATCTTGTCTCTCGTTCAGATCCTTTGAAGTACATATTG GCAatcaaggggcaagctatagcaGATCATTTGGCTGAAAATTCAAGAGAAGATGATTATCATCCGCTTCACACTTATTTTTCGGATGATGAGGTCCTGTTTGTTGGTACAGCAGAAGTTATGAATGAGCAATGCTCTGAGTGGAGACTATTCTTTGGCGGTATTTCAAATTCTTTCGGAGTTGGTATCGGAGTTGTTCTAGTATCGTCTGAAGGAAAACATTATCCCGGTTCCGCTAAACTGTGA